The Chaetodon auriga isolate fChaAug3 chromosome 22, fChaAug3.hap1, whole genome shotgun sequence genome contains a region encoding:
- the phlda1 gene encoding pleckstrin homology-like domain family A member 1 produces the protein MLENGRKVFKEGLLEKRSDGLLQLWKKKHCVLTEDGVLLLPPKQHDPPHHHQPHHGGGDSGKVKELHFANMKTVDCVERKGKYVYFTVVMTEGKEIDFRCPQDEGWNAEITLQMVQYKNRQAILAVKSTRQKQQLLVVQMPGQKAIRSSPNVA, from the coding sequence ATGCTGGAAAACGGCAGGAAGGTGTTCAAGGAGGGTCTGCTGGAGAAGCGGAGCGAcgggctgctgcagctctggaagAAGAAGCACTGCGTCCTGACCGAGGAcggcgtgctgctgctgccgcccaAGCAGCACGACCCGCCGCATCACCACCAGCCGCACCACGGCGGCGGGGACTCAGGCAAAGTCAAGGAGCTGCACTTCGCCAACATGAAGACGGTGGATTGCGTGGAGCGGAAGGGCAAGTACGTCTACTTCACCGTGGTCATGACGGAGGGGAAGGAGATCGACTTCAGGTGTCCGCAGGACGAAGGCTGGAACGCGGAGATCACCTTGCAGATGGTTCAGTACAAGAACCGGCAGGCGATCCTGGCCGTCAAGTCCACCcggcagaagcagcagctgctcgtGGTGCAGATGCCCGGCCAGAAGGCGATCCGCAGCTCGCCAAACGTAGCGTGA
- the nap1l1 gene encoding nucleosome assembly protein 1-like 1 isoform X2 codes for MADIDNKDQAEMDPADMEDVEEVEEEETGEDENSKARQLTVQMMQNPQILAALQERLDGLNGSPSGYMESLPKVVKRRVNALKNLQVKCAHIEAKFYEEVHELERKYAALYQPLFDKRSDIVKAAYEPTDEECEWKADEEEELTEEMKEKAKLEEEKKDEEKEDPKGIPEFWLTVFKNVDLLSDMLQEHDEPILKHLQDIKVKFSDPGQPMSFTLEFHFEANDFFTNTVLTKTYKMRSEPDETDPFSFDGPEIMGCTGCTIDWTKGKNVTLKTIKKKQKHKGRGTVRTVTKTVPNDSFFNFFTPPEVPENGELDEDSEAVLAADFEIGHFIRERIVPRAVLYFTGEAIEDDDDDYDEEGEEADDEEGEEEADEENDPDYDPKKDAAPPAECKQQ; via the exons ATGGCAGACATCGACAA CAAAGACCAGGCTGAGATGGACCCGGCAGATATGGAGGATGTggaggaagtggaagaggaggagacgggagaagatgaaaacagcaaag CTCGTCAGCTGACCGTGCAGATGATGCAGAATCCACAGATCCTGGCTGCGTTGCAGGAGAGACTGGATGGTCTAAACGGTTCACCGTCGGGGTACATGGAGAG TTTACCAAAGGTTGTGAAGAGACGCGTAAATGCCCTCAAGAACCTGCAGGTCAAATGTGCCCACATTGAGGCAAAGTTCTACGAAGAAGTACATGAACTGGAGAGAAAGTACGCAGCCCTCTACCAGCCCCTCTTCGACAAA AGAAGTGACATAGTGAAAGCAGCATATGAGCCTACAGATGAAGAATGTGAATGGAaggcagatgaggaggaagagctgacA gaagagatgaaggagaaggCCAAgttagaggaggagaagaaggacgAGGAGAAGGAAGACCCCAAAGGCATCCCCGAGTTCTGGTTAACGGTTTTCAAAAACGTGGACTTGCTCAGTGACATGCTGCAG GAACACGATGAACCCATCCTTAAACATTTACAAGATATTAAAGTCAAATTCTCAGATCCAGGACAGCCCATG AGCTTCACGTTAGAGTTCCACTTTGAGGCCAACGACTtcttcacaaacacagtgttgaCGAAAACCTACAAGATGAGGTCAGAGCCCGATGAGACTGACCCCTTCTCCTTCGACGGACCAGAGATCATGGGCTGCACGGG CTGCACGATTGACTGGACGAAGGGCAAGAACGTCACGTTGAAAACAATcaagaagaaacagaagcacAAGGGCCGCGGCACAGTGAGGACAGTCACCAAAACGGTCCCCAACGACTCCTTCTTCAACTTCTTCACCCCACCAGAGG TTCCAGAAAATGGAGAGTTG GATGAAGACTCGGAGGCGGTGCTGGCTGCAGACTTTGAAATTGGCCACTTCATCCGTGAGCGCATCGTACCTCGAGCTGTGCTCTACTTCACAGGAGAGGCCATAgaggacgacgacgacgac tatgatgaagagggagaggaggcggaTGATGAG gagggtgaggaggaggctgatgaGGAGAACGACCCCGACTATGATCCCAAG AAGGATGCAGCCCCCCCAGCTGAGTGCAAGCAGCAGTGA
- the nap1l1 gene encoding nucleosome assembly protein 1-like 1 isoform X1, whose translation MADIDNKDQAEMDPADMEDVEEVEEEETGEDENSKARQLTVQMMQNPQILAALQERLDGLNGSPSGYMESLPKVVKRRVNALKNLQVKCAHIEAKFYEEVHELERKYAALYQPLFDKRSDIVKAAYEPTDEECEWKADEEEELTVSKQEEMKEKAKLEEEKKDEEKEDPKGIPEFWLTVFKNVDLLSDMLQEHDEPILKHLQDIKVKFSDPGQPMSFTLEFHFEANDFFTNTVLTKTYKMRSEPDETDPFSFDGPEIMGCTGCTIDWTKGKNVTLKTIKKKQKHKGRGTVRTVTKTVPNDSFFNFFTPPEVPENGELDEDSEAVLAADFEIGHFIRERIVPRAVLYFTGEAIEDDDDDYDEEGEEADDEEGEEEADEENDPDYDPKKDAAPPAECKQQ comes from the exons ATGGCAGACATCGACAA CAAAGACCAGGCTGAGATGGACCCGGCAGATATGGAGGATGTggaggaagtggaagaggaggagacgggagaagatgaaaacagcaaag CTCGTCAGCTGACCGTGCAGATGATGCAGAATCCACAGATCCTGGCTGCGTTGCAGGAGAGACTGGATGGTCTAAACGGTTCACCGTCGGGGTACATGGAGAG TTTACCAAAGGTTGTGAAGAGACGCGTAAATGCCCTCAAGAACCTGCAGGTCAAATGTGCCCACATTGAGGCAAAGTTCTACGAAGAAGTACATGAACTGGAGAGAAAGTACGCAGCCCTCTACCAGCCCCTCTTCGACAAA AGAAGTGACATAGTGAAAGCAGCATATGAGCCTACAGATGAAGAATGTGAATGGAaggcagatgaggaggaagagctgacAGTAAGTAAGCAG gaagagatgaaggagaaggCCAAgttagaggaggagaagaaggacgAGGAGAAGGAAGACCCCAAAGGCATCCCCGAGTTCTGGTTAACGGTTTTCAAAAACGTGGACTTGCTCAGTGACATGCTGCAG GAACACGATGAACCCATCCTTAAACATTTACAAGATATTAAAGTCAAATTCTCAGATCCAGGACAGCCCATG AGCTTCACGTTAGAGTTCCACTTTGAGGCCAACGACTtcttcacaaacacagtgttgaCGAAAACCTACAAGATGAGGTCAGAGCCCGATGAGACTGACCCCTTCTCCTTCGACGGACCAGAGATCATGGGCTGCACGGG CTGCACGATTGACTGGACGAAGGGCAAGAACGTCACGTTGAAAACAATcaagaagaaacagaagcacAAGGGCCGCGGCACAGTGAGGACAGTCACCAAAACGGTCCCCAACGACTCCTTCTTCAACTTCTTCACCCCACCAGAGG TTCCAGAAAATGGAGAGTTG GATGAAGACTCGGAGGCGGTGCTGGCTGCAGACTTTGAAATTGGCCACTTCATCCGTGAGCGCATCGTACCTCGAGCTGTGCTCTACTTCACAGGAGAGGCCATAgaggacgacgacgacgac tatgatgaagagggagaggaggcggaTGATGAG gagggtgaggaggaggctgatgaGGAGAACGACCCCGACTATGATCCCAAG AAGGATGCAGCCCCCCCAGCTGAGTGCAAGCAGCAGTGA
- the nap1l1 gene encoding nucleosome assembly protein 1-like 1 isoform X3, with translation MADIDNKDQAEMDPADMEDVEEVEEEETGEDENSKARQLTVQMMQNPQILAALQERLDGLNGSPSGYMESLPKVVKRRVNALKNLQVKCAHIEAKFYEEVHELERKYAALYQPLFDKRSDIVKAAYEPTDEECEWKADEEEELTVSKQEEMKEKAKLEEEKKDEEKEDPKGIPEFWLTVFKNVDLLSDMLQEHDEPILKHLQDIKVKFSDPGQPMSFTLEFHFEANDFFTNTVLTKTYKMRSEPDETDPFSFDGPEIMGCTGCTIDWTKGKNVTLKTIKKKQKHKGRGTVRTVTKTVPNDSFFNFFTPPEVPENGELDEDSEAVLAADFEIGHFIRERIVPRAVLYFTGEAIEDDDDDYDEEGEEADDEEGEEEADEENDPDYDPKV, from the exons ATGGCAGACATCGACAA CAAAGACCAGGCTGAGATGGACCCGGCAGATATGGAGGATGTggaggaagtggaagaggaggagacgggagaagatgaaaacagcaaag CTCGTCAGCTGACCGTGCAGATGATGCAGAATCCACAGATCCTGGCTGCGTTGCAGGAGAGACTGGATGGTCTAAACGGTTCACCGTCGGGGTACATGGAGAG TTTACCAAAGGTTGTGAAGAGACGCGTAAATGCCCTCAAGAACCTGCAGGTCAAATGTGCCCACATTGAGGCAAAGTTCTACGAAGAAGTACATGAACTGGAGAGAAAGTACGCAGCCCTCTACCAGCCCCTCTTCGACAAA AGAAGTGACATAGTGAAAGCAGCATATGAGCCTACAGATGAAGAATGTGAATGGAaggcagatgaggaggaagagctgacAGTAAGTAAGCAG gaagagatgaaggagaaggCCAAgttagaggaggagaagaaggacgAGGAGAAGGAAGACCCCAAAGGCATCCCCGAGTTCTGGTTAACGGTTTTCAAAAACGTGGACTTGCTCAGTGACATGCTGCAG GAACACGATGAACCCATCCTTAAACATTTACAAGATATTAAAGTCAAATTCTCAGATCCAGGACAGCCCATG AGCTTCACGTTAGAGTTCCACTTTGAGGCCAACGACTtcttcacaaacacagtgttgaCGAAAACCTACAAGATGAGGTCAGAGCCCGATGAGACTGACCCCTTCTCCTTCGACGGACCAGAGATCATGGGCTGCACGGG CTGCACGATTGACTGGACGAAGGGCAAGAACGTCACGTTGAAAACAATcaagaagaaacagaagcacAAGGGCCGCGGCACAGTGAGGACAGTCACCAAAACGGTCCCCAACGACTCCTTCTTCAACTTCTTCACCCCACCAGAGG TTCCAGAAAATGGAGAGTTG GATGAAGACTCGGAGGCGGTGCTGGCTGCAGACTTTGAAATTGGCCACTTCATCCGTGAGCGCATCGTACCTCGAGCTGTGCTCTACTTCACAGGAGAGGCCATAgaggacgacgacgacgac tatgatgaagagggagaggaggcggaTGATGAG gagggtgaggaggaggctgatgaGGAGAACGACCCCGACTATGATCCCAAG GTTTAA
- the nap1l1 gene encoding nucleosome assembly protein 1-like 1 isoform X4, producing MADIDNKDQAEMDPADMEDVEEVEEEETGEDENSKARQLTVQMMQNPQILAALQERLDGLNGSPSGYMESLPKVVKRRVNALKNLQVKCAHIEAKFYEEVHELERKYAALYQPLFDKRSDIVKAAYEPTDEECEWKADEEEELTEEMKEKAKLEEEKKDEEKEDPKGIPEFWLTVFKNVDLLSDMLQEHDEPILKHLQDIKVKFSDPGQPMSFTLEFHFEANDFFTNTVLTKTYKMRSEPDETDPFSFDGPEIMGCTGCTIDWTKGKNVTLKTIKKKQKHKGRGTVRTVTKTVPNDSFFNFFTPPEVPENGELDEDSEAVLAADFEIGHFIRERIVPRAVLYFTGEAIEDDDDDYDEEGEEADDEEGEEEADEENDPDYDPKV from the exons ATGGCAGACATCGACAA CAAAGACCAGGCTGAGATGGACCCGGCAGATATGGAGGATGTggaggaagtggaagaggaggagacgggagaagatgaaaacagcaaag CTCGTCAGCTGACCGTGCAGATGATGCAGAATCCACAGATCCTGGCTGCGTTGCAGGAGAGACTGGATGGTCTAAACGGTTCACCGTCGGGGTACATGGAGAG TTTACCAAAGGTTGTGAAGAGACGCGTAAATGCCCTCAAGAACCTGCAGGTCAAATGTGCCCACATTGAGGCAAAGTTCTACGAAGAAGTACATGAACTGGAGAGAAAGTACGCAGCCCTCTACCAGCCCCTCTTCGACAAA AGAAGTGACATAGTGAAAGCAGCATATGAGCCTACAGATGAAGAATGTGAATGGAaggcagatgaggaggaagagctgacA gaagagatgaaggagaaggCCAAgttagaggaggagaagaaggacgAGGAGAAGGAAGACCCCAAAGGCATCCCCGAGTTCTGGTTAACGGTTTTCAAAAACGTGGACTTGCTCAGTGACATGCTGCAG GAACACGATGAACCCATCCTTAAACATTTACAAGATATTAAAGTCAAATTCTCAGATCCAGGACAGCCCATG AGCTTCACGTTAGAGTTCCACTTTGAGGCCAACGACTtcttcacaaacacagtgttgaCGAAAACCTACAAGATGAGGTCAGAGCCCGATGAGACTGACCCCTTCTCCTTCGACGGACCAGAGATCATGGGCTGCACGGG CTGCACGATTGACTGGACGAAGGGCAAGAACGTCACGTTGAAAACAATcaagaagaaacagaagcacAAGGGCCGCGGCACAGTGAGGACAGTCACCAAAACGGTCCCCAACGACTCCTTCTTCAACTTCTTCACCCCACCAGAGG TTCCAGAAAATGGAGAGTTG GATGAAGACTCGGAGGCGGTGCTGGCTGCAGACTTTGAAATTGGCCACTTCATCCGTGAGCGCATCGTACCTCGAGCTGTGCTCTACTTCACAGGAGAGGCCATAgaggacgacgacgacgac tatgatgaagagggagaggaggcggaTGATGAG gagggtgaggaggaggctgatgaGGAGAACGACCCCGACTATGATCCCAAG GTTTAA